A genomic segment from Pelobates fuscus isolate aPelFus1 chromosome 7, aPelFus1.pri, whole genome shotgun sequence encodes:
- the TYW3 gene encoding tRNA wybutosine-synthesizing protein 3 homolog gives MDSHTTSAPRGSAPENHSSMETPGAPEDHSPGAPGNSYSMETPGAPDEHSPGAPGYPYSMETPGAPDIPSSMETPGDSGDPFSRWKLLALRKVDVSKKGSVDPDIADTVRFINLRDSYFTTSSCSGRIILLDENPDISTIQKKNCSWLFVTHQLCKTEDVVEGLQKAVGNAVLKFEPFVLHVQCRSLEDAQLLHSVSINSGFRNSGITVGKKGRIIMAVRSTHCLEVPLCFKGKCLVSNEYITHVVQTANQKMEENFRRIARFHSSLVHALQNKENTSNCEMPPASSVYTRRRRRNKAENRKSDCSSNVEEECDDPEELITLYDAC, from the exons ATGGACTCACACACTACCTCTGCACCACGGGGGTCGGCCCCCGAAAACCACTCCTCCATGGAGACCCCAGGGGCCCCTGAGGACCACTCCCCCGGGGCCCCTGGTAACTCCTACTCCATGGAGACCCCGGGGGCCCCTGATGAACACTCCCCCGGGGCCCCTGGTTACCCCTACTCCATGGAGACCCCGGGGGCCCCTGATATCCCATCCTCCATGGAGACCCCCGGGGACTCGGGGGATCCGTTCTCACGGTGGAAGTTGCTGGCCTTACGCAAGGTGGATGTTAGTAAGAAAGGAAGCGTGGATCCAGATATCGCAGACACCGTGCGATTCATCAACCTGCGAGATTCTTACTTTACCACCAGCTCATGCTCGGGCAGAATTATCCTGCTGGACGAG AACCCTGATATTTCTACAATACAGAAAAAGAACTGTTCCTGGCTGTTTGTAACCCATCAACTCTGTAAGACTGAAGATGTG GTGGAAGGTCTTCAGAAGGCTGTCGGCAATGCCGTTCTGAAGTTTGAACCGTTTGTTCTTCACGTCCAGTGTCGTTCGTTGGAAGATGCACAGCTCCTA CACAGTGTGTCAATAAATTCTGGATTTAGAAATTCTGGAATCACTGTTGGCAAGAAAGGCAGGATTATTATG GCTGTCCGAAGCACCCATTGTTTGGAAGTCCCACTGTGCTTTAAAGGGAAGTGTTTGGTTAGTAATGAATATATTACACATGTTGTCCAAACTGCAAATCAAAAGATGGAAGAAAATTTTCGTAGAATTGCAAG GTTTCACAGTAGCCTTGTACATGCATTACAAAATAAAGAGAATACAAGCAACTGCGAGATGCCACCTGCAAGCTCAGTATACACACGCCGCAGGAGGAGGAACAAAGCAGAGAACCGCAAATCAGACTGTTCCTCAAATGTAGAGGAGGAATGTGACGATCCTGAGGAATTGATAACACTCTATGATGCCTGTTGA